In Arthrobacter sp. CDRTa11, one DNA window encodes the following:
- a CDS encoding DUF3000 domain-containing protein, with the protein MNALAQVPPEFRHALGTLRKAHCRSELRLAEIPAPARLAPYAVALGAEVMASGPGGGTVPVHGPAAMALAAASGTEEDDDAELATGRFILLHDPDGSAVWDGEFRIVTYIRAQLEPEMGNDEMLGTVAWTWLVEALENHKALYRAAGGTATRVLSESFGTLSDRPGSIDIELRASWTPASSDVTAHLEAWSDMVCTFAGLPPLPDGVSALPRRRRN; encoded by the coding sequence GTGAACGCACTCGCCCAGGTTCCCCCGGAGTTTCGCCACGCCTTGGGGACCCTCAGGAAAGCCCATTGCCGCAGTGAACTGCGGCTCGCAGAGATTCCTGCCCCGGCACGCCTGGCGCCCTATGCCGTGGCCCTGGGAGCCGAAGTCATGGCGTCCGGTCCGGGCGGCGGGACAGTGCCTGTCCACGGACCCGCCGCCATGGCCCTGGCAGCGGCATCCGGGACGGAGGAGGACGACGACGCCGAACTCGCCACTGGCCGTTTTATCCTCCTGCACGACCCCGACGGGTCCGCGGTCTGGGACGGCGAATTCCGCATCGTCACGTACATCCGCGCCCAGCTGGAGCCGGAAATGGGCAATGACGAGATGCTGGGCACGGTGGCCTGGACCTGGCTCGTTGAGGCCCTGGAAAACCATAAGGCCCTGTACCGCGCCGCGGGAGGCACCGCCACCCGCGTCCTTTCGGAAAGCTTTGGGACCTTATCCGACAGGCCCGGCTCGATCGACATTGAACTCCGCGCCTCCTGGACGCCGGCTTCCTCGGACGTCACGGCGCATTTGGAGGCGTGGTCCGATATGGTCTGCACCTTTGCCGGGCTTCCCCCTCTTCCTGATGGCGTTTCGGCCCTGCCGCGCCGCCGCCGGAACTAG
- a CDS encoding threonine aldolase family protein → MTSTTAETVPRTGTRLHDPSVRGFASDNYSGVHPEVLAALAAANDGHQVSYGEDEYTARLQELMEQHFGPGIECFPVFNGTGANVLSLQSLLPRWGAVVCAATAHINMDENGAPERIGGIKLLSVPTPDGKLTPELIDREAWGWGDEHRAQPLAVSITQTTELGTCYTPEEVTAIAEHVHSRGMKLHMDGARLANAAAHLQVPLRAFTRDAGVDILSFGGTKNGLLFGEVVVALNPEAAHGLIYLRKMNMQLASKMRFLSAQFIALLEGDLWLRSASHANAMAARLRAAVDTIDGVEPTQKTESNGVFAILPKGVADKLRKSFRFYDWNEAAHEVRWMCSFDTNEDDIDAFVDAIRRELAQHQADQAAT, encoded by the coding sequence ATGACAAGCACCACCGCGGAAACTGTCCCGCGAACCGGAACCCGCCTGCATGATCCATCCGTCCGAGGCTTCGCGTCGGACAACTATTCGGGGGTTCATCCCGAAGTCCTGGCCGCGCTGGCAGCGGCAAATGACGGCCACCAGGTCTCCTACGGCGAGGATGAGTACACCGCGCGGCTGCAGGAACTCATGGAGCAGCACTTTGGGCCCGGCATCGAATGCTTTCCCGTGTTCAACGGAACCGGGGCCAACGTCCTGTCCCTCCAGTCGCTGCTCCCACGGTGGGGCGCGGTGGTCTGTGCCGCCACCGCCCACATCAACATGGACGAAAACGGTGCGCCTGAGCGGATCGGCGGCATCAAGCTCCTTTCCGTCCCCACGCCGGACGGGAAACTGACCCCGGAGCTGATTGACCGGGAGGCGTGGGGCTGGGGCGATGAGCACCGGGCCCAGCCACTGGCCGTCTCCATCACCCAAACCACGGAACTGGGGACGTGCTACACACCGGAGGAGGTCACGGCCATTGCTGAGCACGTCCACTCCAGGGGCATGAAGCTCCACATGGACGGCGCACGGCTGGCCAATGCTGCCGCCCACCTGCAGGTGCCACTGAGGGCTTTCACGCGCGACGCCGGCGTGGACATCCTGTCCTTCGGCGGCACCAAGAACGGGCTGCTTTTCGGTGAGGTGGTGGTGGCCCTGAATCCCGAGGCCGCGCACGGCCTGATCTACCTGCGCAAGATGAACATGCAGCTGGCGTCCAAGATGCGGTTTTTATCTGCCCAGTTCATCGCGCTGCTGGAAGGTGACCTGTGGCTGCGCTCCGCCTCCCACGCCAATGCAATGGCGGCCCGCCTTCGCGCAGCCGTGGACACGATCGACGGCGTCGAGCCGACGCAGAAAACCGAATCCAACGGCGTCTTTGCCATCCTGCCCAAGGGCGTGGCAGACAAGCTGCGGAAATCCTTCCGCTTCTACGACTGGAACGAGGCGGCCCACGAGGTCCGCTGGATGTGTTCCTTTGATACAAACGAGGATGATATTGATGCCTTTGTTGACGCGATCCGCCGGGAGCTTGCCCAGCACCAGGCGGACCAGGCTGCCACGTAG
- a CDS encoding SDR family NAD(P)-dependent oxidoreductase yields the protein MNEGTALNVLVTGGSGASGVAVAAALLQAGFRVFTVGSDRTRIEEAAAKAGDGVTPLVCDLASLAEVQELQDYLASAGVSIDAVIHLVGGWRGAKGIADQSDADWEFLERAAITTLRNVSRVFHDDLAASSCGRFAMVSSTSVGKPTAAAASYVAAKAAAETWTMAMAEGFARTTSAGSATESETESAGGPLRCAAVVLVVKALVDADMRKQHPERNFPGATDVGDLARAVVELFKKPADELNGQRLLLAP from the coding sequence GTGAATGAGGGCACAGCCCTTAACGTCCTGGTCACCGGGGGCAGCGGAGCGTCGGGGGTTGCCGTGGCCGCGGCGCTCCTGCAAGCCGGTTTCCGGGTCTTCACCGTAGGTTCAGACCGGACCCGCATCGAGGAAGCGGCGGCGAAGGCGGGCGACGGCGTTACCCCACTCGTGTGCGACCTCGCCAGCCTGGCCGAGGTGCAGGAGCTGCAGGACTATCTTGCCAGCGCCGGCGTCAGCATCGATGCGGTCATCCACCTGGTGGGCGGCTGGCGCGGCGCGAAAGGCATCGCGGACCAAAGCGATGCCGACTGGGAGTTCCTGGAGCGCGCAGCCATCACCACCCTCCGGAATGTTTCCCGCGTTTTCCATGACGACCTGGCCGCCTCGAGCTGTGGCAGGTTCGCGATGGTTTCCTCTACTTCAGTGGGGAAACCCACTGCTGCCGCTGCCAGCTATGTGGCGGCAAAGGCGGCTGCGGAAACGTGGACCATGGCCATGGCGGAGGGCTTCGCCCGCACCACCAGCGCTGGATCGGCAACAGAATCTGAAACTGAATCTGCGGGCGGTCCGCTCCGCTGTGCCGCCGTCGTCCTGGTGGTCAAGGCGCTCGTGGATGCCGACATGCGGAAGCAGCACCCGGAACGGAATTTTCCCGGAGCCACCGACGTCGGGGACCTGGCCCGCGCCGTCGTCGAACTTTTCAAAAAACCTGCCGACGAGCTGAATGGCCAGCGCCTGCTGCTGGCCCCGTGA